Proteins encoded together in one Amblyomma americanum isolate KBUSLIRL-KWMA chromosome 1, ASM5285725v1, whole genome shotgun sequence window:
- the LOC144129575 gene encoding uncharacterized protein LOC144129575 translates to MLPREPGPLRGGEEVQPGEDSAACAAWRDRGDQPCSCCCCSGACLWRQQQNPQTSGGPPVVHDNMVGPFERGTGVPDDLHGLNFKPASYGSVPTQDPKAPRGGDGPTCDAVTVVEHCPCGDHRGVDDMHKHSDDATGTAAAGREFTLVTDDQPLVSPLRPDRQTPTMTAARIQRWALYLGGYNYKLQYVPGKQLLNSDALSRLTQQTTRDRGEGPTEGSHDWTRPPDSSLYVRNYGQGEKWIPGHVKSATGARMVTVEPPTAIVKRQVDQVRRRSDSSPRFPVTDTTARGPGPSQTKGPCTAANVTTPLEAAAPDYSPDTAEIAGNNIQPRTSLLPPTLSPAEASQ, encoded by the exons A TGCTGCCTCGTGAACCGGGGCCTCTCCGTGGGGGAGAGGAGGTGCAGCCTGGGGAGGACTCCGCTGCATGTGCCGCTTGGCGCGACCGGGGAGACCAGccgtgctcctgctgctgctgctcgggcgcatgcctctggcggcagcagcagaacccgcagacaagcggcgGCCCGCCCGTTGTGCACGACAACATGGTGGGGCCCTTCGAGCGTGGCACCGGCGTCCCCGACGACCTTCACGGGCTAAACTTCAAGCCTGCCAGCTACGGCAGCGTGCCGACACAGGACCCCAAGGcgccgcgcggcggcgacggcccAACGTGTGACGCCGTCACGGTGGTGGAGCACTGCCCCTGCGGCGACCACCGAGGAGTCGACGACATGCATAAGCACAGCGACGACGCCACGGGCACAGCGGCGGCAG GTCGTGAATTTACGTTGGTCACGGATGATCAACCTCTCGTCAGCCCTCTGAGACCTGACCGCCAGACACCGACTATGACGGCTGCGCGAATTCAACGCTGGGCACTGTACCTCGGAGGCTACAATTACAAGCTTCAGTATGTTCCTGGGAAACAACTACTCAACTCGGATGCTCTCAGCAGACTGACACAGCAGACCACCAGAGACAGAGGTGAAG GTCCAACTGAGGGGAGCCACGACTGGACACGGCCGCCAGACAGCAGCTTGTACGTCCGCAATTACGGACAGGGAGAGAAGTGGATCCCTGGTCATGTCAAATCGGCGACAGGAGCACGGATGGTAACCGTAGAGCCTCCCACTGCAATCGTCAAGCGGCAAGTCGATCAGGTGCGCCGCCGCTCGGATTCATCACCAAGGTTTCCGGTCACCGACACGACTGCTCGTGGCCCAGGGCCCAGCCAGACGAAAGGACCCTGCACGGCGGCCAATGTAACCACTCCCTTGGAAGCGGCCGCCCCAGATTATTCTCCTGATACAGCCGAAATTGCGGGCAATAACATTCAACCTCGCACCTCTCTTCTCCCACCTACCTTGAGTCCGGCCGAAGCTTCGCAGTAA